In Spirochaetae bacterium HGW-Spirochaetae-1, the sequence GACGGGTATACGGTTTTTTCCCATGACGATGAAGCGGTTGAGGATAAAGGCAGGGAAGGGCTTGGTGATGCTGAAAAAGAACTCATTGATCACCTTAAATACCTGGTTGACAATCAAAACCTGAGCGGCCATGTCATAACGGAAAGAACGGAGAAGATTCCCGATAAGGAAACTGATATGACGACCTTCAAGCAGAAGGTCGAGGACCGTTATGATATTCCCACCATCGTTGAATTTCTCAACTGGCACATGAACAGGATCTCCGAAAATGTCATCGACCGTGATGAAATAGTCCGCCAGGCCTTCTTCGCCATTCTGACCGGCGAGCATATGCTGCTTCTGAGCCGTACCGGTATGGCCAAATCATTCCTGACCAATTATATATTCCATACTTTTCAGGGAGCCAGGATTTTTTCCTCCCAGGCAAGCAAGGATCAGACACCGGACAATTATTTCGGTCCCTATAACATAGATGAATTTAAAAAGGGGAGGATTCGTCATAATGTGCGAGGCTCCATAATCGAAGCCAACCTGGTTTTTCTCGATGAATTTTTTGATGCCAGCGACGTGGTTTTGCGCTCCCTTCTCTCCGTGCTCAACGAAAGAAAATTTATCAATGGTCAGGAACAGATCGACGCGGCCGTTCATACCGCCATAGCTACGGCAAACTACATGAGAATGAACGAGGTTACCGAAGCGGTACTGGACCGCTTCACCTATAAGTCCATCATTCCAGAGAACCATCATGTGTATTCACAGCTGCTCATCGACCATACCTACGCCTTTACCATGGGTGAGCCGGTCTACACCGAAAAGAAAATCTATTTTGACCAGATCCTCTATCTCCATAATATCATAAAAAATAAAAATAAAGAGATAAAGGTAGAGATACCTGACTTTACCTATTTTATGAAAAATGTCATAGTCAATAAATTCGTCAGCGAAATGAGAAAGAGCGATTATAACTTTTTCATCAGCCCCCGCAAGCAGGCCAAGCTGGGCGATTTTCTCCGTGCCTATGCCCTTATCAACAACCGCCTGGAAGTAACCCTGGATGATATAAAAGATATGCACCTGGCCCTCTGCACGCTGAACAGTTATGTTTCCGTGAAAGCCAAAGACAAGTCGGAAAAGGACGTGTTCCTTGACGCGTATCAGCAGACCATGACGCATTTTAAGGTCACCGGTGCCATACAACAGATCGAGTTTCTTCTGAATGTGCGTAAAATATTTCAGGAACTCCGCGAGAACCCCGACAAACGCGACCAGATACTGGAGAGAAAAAATTTCATCGAAGGGATCCTCAGCCTGCTGAAAAAAATATTGCCCGGCAGGAACCGCGGTGATGAACCTCTTACTATAGAAAATCTCAGAAGAAATGTTGTTGAATTGAACCCGGCCGTTGAAGAGGTGAGCGAGCTGAAAGAGGGGATTCTCAAGGATTATCGTGATATCCATTAAGGTAAGGGGTGACACCATTGCAAGCCCTTGATTTCAGCTTCGGTGCCGGGAAGGAAATAGATTTTTTTGATTATGGTGATTCCATAGGTTTTTTTGACAACCTGCAGCTTATTCTGCCCTCCAAGTTTTATATCCTCTTCGAAATAGCCAGGACGATTTTTACCGGCGAAACGACATCCGAGGCTTTGTGCGCCATCGATGAAATTACAAAAGAAGAGAAAATATACGAGCCCGACAGGGCAGAAACCATCCAGATAAACCGTGTGGACAGAACGTCGCCCCTGAGCGACAGGATGGAAATCGAGATGTACCGCACCATCAACGATCTCAAGAAGGCGCTGCCGCGTGAACTGGCCCAGGATGATGATATATTCTCAGCGAAGCTTTTCACCAAGACCCTCATGGTACAGAAATTCTATGAATCCGAGGCCGACAGCTACAAGCCTATTTCGACAACCATGGACGAGCGCGGTAAAGAGGCAAATAAATTCGAACAGAAGTTTTATATCCTCATGGACCGCTCCCGTTCCATGGATCTCAAGTTCAGGTCTTATTATTCGAAGTGCATCGTGGCGGAATTTTTCCGGAGAAAGCTCAACAGCAAGGCCAAGCTGTACTACCGGGCCTTTGATTCAAAAATCGGGGAACTGTGTAAAATTGAAAAGCGCGAGGATTTCCCCAGCATGATCGAGAATGTCCTCATGACGGATACGGGGGGCAGCAGTACCAATCTTCAGGAGGCCGTTTTCCAGGCCATCAAAGATATCGAATACGACAAGGAAATGCTCAATGCCGAAATCCTGGTGATAACCGACGGTGTCAGCAAGATCAATAAGCATGAAATGCGTAAGCGCCTGGGCTCCATACGGCTCAATGTCATGAAAATAGGTGATGAGCTGGCCGAGGCCGACTATTATGAACTGAAGCGAAACCTGGATCACGATAATGTCGATTTCGATCCCACATCGGTCAATCTGAAAAACATCAAGAAAAAAATGGATGAGCGTGATCCCGGGAATCCCGGCGATGAGCTGCCCCTTGCAGTGCAGCGCGCCTATCGCCTGGTGCTGGATCATTCGGAGAATGTTTTCAAGGATTTGCGGGAGATATCCCATAAGTACATCGAAATCGCCGATCTGAAGCATGATGGACTGTTCATCCCCTCCGACGAACATGTTCAGAACATTAAAGATACCGTGGAACGTTTTTTGTCCTTTGACTTTATGAAACTGAGTATCGAACAGCGGCAGAAGGCCTATAAAAAGGTATACTTTTTCTGCCAGTACCTGCAACAGCTGATCCAGGCCGATGAGAAGCACAGGGACACCCTTCAGTGGAGCCTGGAAAAGCTTAATGAGATCAAACAGCGTATGCTCAAGGACATGGAGCTCCTTTTTACCATACGGAAGGTGAAGGAGCTTGATGACGATAAAAAACTGATGAAGCTGGCGAAGAAAGAGGCCAGGAAGCTTATGAAGCAGATGCAGCTTGAAAACAGAAAGCTTTCCATCAGGGAAATGAAAAAGGCCCAGGTGCTCCTCACTATGGATGTGGGCGAGGGGAGCATGGGACAGTTTATCCTGCTGCTCCTGGTTAAATTATACATGTTTATTAAAGAGTCCGCACAGTACCTTTTCAAAGGTTCGGCGCGGAAGAAAGAAAAATAAACCGGCCCCGTTGATACCTACAGTTTTTCTTTAAGATACCACTCAACCGTTTCCGTCAGTATCTCCATGTTGTCCTTTTTCGGCTGCCATCCCAGGTCCGTTTTGATGTTCTGGCAGTCCAGGATGAGGCTGTTAAGAAGATAAAAGAGGTGCTCCCTGGTGAAGTAATTGGTTTTGACGAGTTTCAGAAACAGGAAAAGGAAAATAGCTTTACCGGGTGTTATGAAGCTCAGGGGCGGGTCGATCCTGAGCCGGTCTCTGAGTCTGACAATCTGGTCCATCTGGGTCGGAACATTGTCGGAACCTATATTGTATGCCTTGCCGGTCGTGGACTTCGCTGTATAGGCGGCCATGATGGCGTCGGCCGCGTCATCGGGATGGAGGAGCTGGAACTTGGTGTTTCCGTTGTGGGCAACATACATTCTATTGGCCTCGTCCATACCCAGAGCCATGAAGAGCGACATGAGAACGACCGGGTCCTTGACCTGGGGGCCGATGATAAGGGCAGGCCGGAAAATGGTTATGGGCATGCTTTTCTTGGTTATCAGAGTCCAGCACTGGTTTTCAATTTTAAGCTTGTCTTTTCCATATGGCGTGACCGGTTTTTTCCGGTCATCCTGGCGGACCGGCATGGCTTTCGGTTTGCCGTACACTGCATAAGAGGAGAGGAAATAAAATCTTTTTATCGAAGCCTTTTGGGCGGCAAAAAGCAGGTTCTCTGAACCCTTTATATTGATTTTTTTCATGTATTTTCTGCCCTTTTTGCCGGGCCTTTTTATATCCATGAGATGAATAATCGTTTCAACGCCATCACATGCCTTTTTCAACTGTCGGGGATCAAGAAGGTCGCCATTGATAAATTCCAGGTTTTCAGGGAAGTCTTTTGTTTTATAAAAATCGTAGCAGCGGACTTTCTCTCCCTTTTCCACTAGTTTTTTAAGCAGGGTTCTGCCGAGCAGGGTATTGCAGCCTGTTAAAAGTATCATTCACGGCCTCCACATGATGGTGTCAAATTGAGATAAAACACTTGTTCCAAGATATATGAAAAGAACATGAAGAAAATAGTCAAGCATATTTGCATAAAAGAAAACATCCTGGCCGGTATGAACATTAAAAAAATAATGTCAATGTCTAGGGGCGATTATTTTTTAAAAAAGTGGTGATGAACAGGCGTTTCAGTTTCGGTGAAAAAAGGACGCCTTCGATCCTGCTCTCTGCCGCGGAACCTGCAATAGTGGCATAGGGATTTTCCATGAGCCGGTTGTCGCAGGCCATGAAATATTGTCCTTCACCCACAATAAAGGAGTCGCTCTTCACGGGTTGCTTCCGTCTCGTGGTGTCGATCATCACGGCGTATCGGCGGTTGTCTATTTCTTCCGATACCAGGTACTCGGTATAAGCGGCGTCCAGGCCGGACATTTCATTCTCAGAGAGCGCGTCCCGTTTCAGTGGATGACCATTTACCAGCAGGTCCTGGCCCCTGATCGTAACGGCATTGCCGTTAAGCGCTATCAGCCGCGCCGGCATTGCACCATTTTCACCCTGAAAAAGAAGAACGTCTCCTTTAACAAAGCCGGTTGGATTATATTTTTTTATGATGACGATATCACCGGCAGAGATGAGGGGTGATGTGTTTTCACTTCGTATTTGGCGGAAAGAAATAAATGTGAAGAAAATTGCAAGAGTGATGATGGAAATTCCAAGATTAAGAAGGATATAGGCAATATACCAGGCCGGCCCGTTGTACTTTTTCCTGATAATTGTTTTTTTATTGATCGACATCATCATGGCTTTAAAAGGTGATATGAGGGAAATCACGAATGAAAAGAGGAGCATGAATGTCGTGATATACAGGTATGAGGGCCGGGGATTGATCTGCATATAGGCTGGCAGCACGGCCAGGGGGATAGTGCGGAGAAGGAAAAGAATAAAGCCCGATGGCCATTTGCCGCAATACATCTCTCCGGCACCGGTGAACGCGAGAGAGAGGAAGAATGCCGCAGAGGGATTCCTTTCGATTGTTTTCTGAGAGCGTATAATTTTTTTATGCATGGTCACAGATATGATTCGATAAAATTTCGTACTTCTTCTCTTCCGAAGAAGACACCGAAATGTCCTTCGCAGAGAATATCCGCCTCAAGAGAAAGCAGGAATTCCAGGGACCTGATATAATCCTTTCTGCTCGATCTGAGGACATCGTTGAGAGGGCCATGAACATCCTGGCCGAAGAGGACAAGCTGGTCGTCGGATCGCACGGTTAATACCGATGATCCCGGTGAATGTCCCGGCGTATGATAAAAGTTCAGAGTAAGCCCGTCAAGGACAAACTGTTTTTCGCCTTCCGTGACCTTAATATCAACGGCAACGGGTTTCATGAAGGAGCCGTACCATGAGGCCGCCGTTGTTTCGGAATCGCCGTCTTCAAGGAACGCGGCGTCCAGTGCATGGGCCACGATGACAGAGCCCGTTGCCTTCTGCAGTTCCAGCGCACCGCCCGTATGATCATAATGGCAGTGGGTCAGAAAGAGATACCTGATGGAGTCAGGACCGGTTCCCGTTGACCTGATATTGTCCACAACCCTGCGTGCGCCGCCGCCCGTTCCGGCGTCGATGAGGGCCGCGACGGGGCCATCCTTTATGAGATATATGGCTGCATCAGCCGAATAGGACTGTGTGGAACCTCCCACCTGGAACACCTGTGATGTGATCTTCATTCTGTAAAAATGTGCAAATGAGCGGCAAATTGTCAAATAATATTGATTGACTTTATGCGGAAAGTTATAATTTATTGAAGAATATGGGAAAATTATTGAAAATAGCCCACCGGGGGTACAGCGCCCGGTATCCGGAGAACACGATCATTGCCTTTGAGCAGGCCATTGCAGCGGGTGCTGATATGATCGAATTCGATGTTCACCTCTCGAAAGACGGTGTGCCTGTCGTAATTCACGATGATTTGATCGATCGGACTTCCGATGGTGTCGGTTTTGTGAAGGATTATACACTGCATGAACTGCGCGAATACGATTTCTCCTATCTGTTCAAACATCACGGCCCTGTTGGAATACCCACGCTGGAGGAGGTAATCGACTGCGCCGGTGAACGGGTGATGCTTAATATTGAAATCAAGAACTGTCCCATGCAGTACGAGGGAATAGAAAGCGAGATACTGAAAGTTCTGCGTGGGAAGGATTGCATAAGCCGGGTTGTCATATCTTCCTTCGATCATTTTTCCCTGGACAGGATCAAGTCAGCCGAAGGCGGCATCAGGACCGGTGTCCTGTACAGTTCACTGTGGCTCTCTTTCGAATCGGAGATTAAACTTCTCCGTCCCTACTCCATACATCCCGAAATAGCGGTCTGCCACAGGGAGCAGCTGAAATGGGCCCGGGATAAAGGGCTTGCGGTTTTTCCCTGGGTGGCCCATGACAGGTCTGCGGCGCTGGAACTATTTCTTTCCGGGCTTGTGGACGGTGTAATGGTAAACGAGTTGGATATTTTAAGTGATCTGTGAGATAAATGTATGGATGTCATGAAAAAAGCTATAAAGTGCCTGCTTCCCATGGCGATTCTTCTGTTTGCCGTCGATTTCCAGGCCCTGGGTAAAAATGCCGTTTCCTACAATAAGGATGGATGGGAATATCTCAGGCAGAGTGAAAACCGGAGGGCAATCTTCAGTTTTAAAAACGCCCTGAAGCTGAATCCCCATTATGAAATGGCACTGCTGGGACTTGCCGATGCCTATTTCGAAGTGGGTGTCTATGACGAGGCTCTGACCCTTTATGAAAAGGTGCAGAAGCTGAATATCAAATCCGAGAAGGCGCTGACGGGGATAGCCTTTATATTCATTGAACAGGGAAAATTCACCAGGGCCATGGAATATTTCGAGAAAGCCCTGGAAATATCACAGGAAAACATGGAGGCGCATTATGGCATAGCCTACCTGTATTACTCCATGAACAGGATCGTCTGGGCTAAAAGAAAGATAGACGGCATCTTGAAGATGGCTCCCTACCATTACAAGACCCTGCTTCTCATGGCCGACATAAAAAGTGAGGAGAAACGTCTGAATGAGGCGAAACAGTATGTACAGAAGGCCATCGATGCCCAGAGCGAAGCGACCCCGGCTTTCATAAAAATGGGCCAGATATATTTTCAGGATTATCTCAATACGGGGAACAAAGATTCGCTGACCGAGGCTGTGTACTACCTGCAGAACGCCCTGTCTATTCATCCCGGAAGCTATCAGGCAAACCGGGAAATGGGCCTTGTTTCCTATTATGAAAAGAACTATGCGGCGGCCATCGAGCATTTTAAAAGGGCGCTGGAAATTAATGCAACACCGTCTCTTCTGTACAGCCTGGCCGACTGCTATGACAGGGCCGGAGACCAGGAGACTTCCCTGGATTATTTTCTTAAGGCCTACAAGGCAGCGCCCACAGACCCGTTCCTCAAAAGCAGGTTCGAGCAGTTTCTTGTTATGCATGATTACGCCATGGGCCATCCGGCCAGGAACATGTTCAATAATGATAACTATTATTTGGCCCAGAAAGCAATAAAGATGAATATGCCCGATGAGGTGATCATGTACCTGAGAAGGACCCTTCTTCTCAATCCCATGAACAGGGACGCCCGTGAAGCGTTGATTAAATACTACGCCGGCATGGACTATGACCGGTTCGTTATTGATGAGCTCAAGGAATTGCAGAGGATAAATCCCGACAACAGCGTGAGGGAACGACTCAGCACGGCAATACTGAAAAGACGTAACCGTCTCTATCACCAGGAGGGCTACTCGGCGGAAATGCCGCCCCGCGATGTCCCGCGCGTCCTGGTCATGGATTTTATCTCCGGGGGATCGGTATCATTGCATCCCGATGCCGGCGAGGTTATAGCCGTTGATATGTCTTTTATTCTTCAGCAGTTCGGCCGCCTGGATCCTGTTTCCATGAGAAAAAGGGCCTCAGTGCACGGCCTGCGAAGCGACGAGGATCATTTCTCCGACAGCCTGGACAGAATGGATGCCATGATAAAGGAAGGGACACTGGAGCCCTTTGATTTTATACTCTACGGTGAATACCTGGAAAAGGGAGACCGCCTTATCCTTACCGTTAATGTCATGGATTACCGCAAGGGAATCATTATCGACACCTTCACCGTGTCCGACGGAAGCAGGGAAAGCCTGCAGCGTGTATGTCTCAGGGCCGCCCGCCATGTTTATGGCGTGATACCCTTCAAGGGAAGAATACTGAAGCTCAAGGATGAGGGGATTGTCGTCAACCTGGGCAGCTTTGACGGGATGAAACCCGGGGACAAACTGGTCATATATAAATACGCTGATTTTTCCAACAAAAACAGGATCAAAGACAAGCTCATATTCACCATTGATCAGGCCGATATGGACGTGTCCTATGCTGTACCGCAGAAAAAAGACGTGCTCCTCGATATTGATCCCAGCGACGTGGTGTATCCCCTGGAAAGGCGCCGTGCGCGGCGCATCGAATAATAGAGGCCATTGCACCGGCCGCATAACAGTAAATATGGGAAAGAAAAAAGGTACTGTTCCGGAAAAGGCTGAAGGCCTTTACTGGGTGTATATGCTGGAATGCGGAAACGGTTCTTATTATACGGGCTATACCGTTGATATTGTCAGAAGATATAAACAGCATATTTCCGGGAAGGGAAGTGCCCGGTTTACCCGTGGATTCGGTGTAACGGGAATGGCCCGATGCTGGCAGGTGCGCGGTTCCAAAGGGGATGCCATGCGTATCGAGCATTTTATAAAATCCATGGACCGCCCATTTAAGGACGAGATCGTTGCCGACCCCCGCATATTGAAGAAGACCGTAATGAAGACCTTTGCCGTAACGATAGTTCCCTTTGATCCCCGTAAAGTCGAAGAAGCCTGCAAAGAGACCGCTAAAGCTGTGCGTTAAAAACATTCTCTCTGATCAAATATTGAAGAGACTCTCGGCTTTTTTCTTTCCCGTCACCCTCTCGTAATCATCGTAATCCACAAAGGTCAGGTGAGGCATCTTTTTTTTCGTCCTCACCACGATATCTAC encodes:
- the lepB gene encoding signal peptidase I, encoding MHKKIIRSQKTIERNPSAAFFLSLAFTGAGEMYCGKWPSGFILFLLRTIPLAVLPAYMQINPRPSYLYITTFMLLFSFVISLISPFKAMMMSINKKTIIRKKYNGPAWYIAYILLNLGISIITLAIFFTFISFRQIRSENTSPLISAGDIVIIKKYNPTGFVKGDVLLFQGENGAMPARLIALNGNAVTIRGQDLLVNGHPLKRDALSENEMSGLDAAYTEYLVSEEIDNRRYAVMIDTTRRKQPVKSDSFIVGEGQYFMACDNRLMENPYATIAGSAAESRIEGVLFSPKLKRLFITTFLKNNRP
- a CDS encoding MBL fold metallo-hydrolase, producing MKITSQVFQVGGSTQSYSADAAIYLIKDGPVAALIDAGTGGGARRVVDNIRSTGTGPDSIRYLFLTHCHYDHTGGALELQKATGSVIVAHALDAAFLEDGDSETTAASWYGSFMKPVAVDIKVTEGEKQFVLDGLTLNFYHTPGHSPGSSVLTVRSDDQLVLFGQDVHGPLNDVLRSSRKDYIRSLEFLLSLEADILCEGHFGVFFGREEVRNFIESYL